Proteins encoded by one window of Juglans regia cultivar Chandler chromosome 15, Walnut 2.0, whole genome shotgun sequence:
- the LOC108993237 gene encoding pentatricopeptide repeat-containing protein At1g73400, mitochondrial isoform X2 — MRRFCKHLSAIGFRNPSNSFSIRSFSVNPSVEPACHLADFIVSTSFLQTPCSESVKLSFPLNPLVGFVVFARRFCSEAVPIVPSLESEKEDKCLESDVDRLYNAVIDNSSAYKNMEKALDQVGVELTNELVVEVLRRLRFEEKIAFRFFTWAGHRENYAHESRAYNDMIDILSNTKYKVKQFRIVCDLLDYMKRRDKNTVPVEVLLKILRDYTEKHLTYLHKFAKKKRIRVKTQPEINAFNLLLDALCKCSLVEDAEAMFKKVKNKVKPDANTYNILFFGWCRVRNPTRGMRVLEEMIELGHTPDNFTYNTAIDTFCKAGMVTEAAELFDFMRTKGSTLSSPTAKTYAIMIVALVQNDRMEECFKLLGHMINSGCLPDVTTYKELIEGMCLAGKIEEAYKFLEEMGNKDSDGAFETWHEMDKRGCAQDMDTYSLMIDGLFRCNKVEDACSLLEDVVNKGMKLPYRMFDSFLMQLSVIGDLRAIHRLSEHMRKFYNSAMGRRIALNQKRKSMSLRGKY; from the exons ATGAGGAGGTTCTGTAAACATTTATCTGCGATCGGATTCAGAAACCCTTCAAACTCTTTCTCAATCCGCAGCTTTAGTGTTAATCCCTCAGTTGAACCGGCATGCCATTTAGCTGATTTTATTGTCTCTACGTCATTTCTACAAACACCTTGTTCGGAGTCTGTCAAACTGTCGTTTCCCTTGAATCCTCTTGTGGGGTTCGTGGTGTTCGCGCGGCGGTTTTGTTCAGAGGCTGTCCCTATTGTTCCAAGTTTGGAAAGTGAGAAAGAGGATAAATGTTTGGAAAGTGATGTCGATAGGTTGTACAATGCTGTCATCGATAACTCTAGTGCGTATAAGAATATGGAGAAGGCTCTTGACCAAGTTGGTGTAGAGTTGACGAATGAATTAGTGGTTGAGGTTCTTCGTAGGCTTCGGTTCGAAGAGAAAATAGCGTTTAGATTTTTTACGTGGGCGGGGCATCGAGAAAACTATGCCCACGAGTCTCGGGCGTATAATGATATGATTGACATCCTGtctaatacaaaatacaagGTGAAGCAGTTTCGAATTGTTTGCGATTTACTGGATTACATGAAGAGGCGCGACAAGAACACGGTTCCCGTTGAAGTtctgttgaaaattttgagagattACACTGAAAAACATCTGACCTATTTGCATAAATTTGCCAAGAAGAAGAGGATAAGGGTGAAGACGCAACCGGAGATCAATGCTTTTAACTTGCTGTTGGATGCTTTGTGCAAGTGCAGTTTGGTTGAGGATGCTGAAGCCATGTTTAAGAAGGTGAAGAACAAGGTTAAGCCTGATGCTAACACTTATAACATATTGTTTTTTGGGTGGTGTAGAGTTAGAAACCCAACTAGAGGAATGAGAGTACTGGAAGAAATGATTGAATTGGGTCATACTCCTGATAATTTTACGTACAATACTGCCATTGATACCTTTTGCAAAGCAGGGATGGTGACAGAAGCAGCTGAACTCTTTGATTTCATGAGAACGAAAGGTTCCACGCTGTCTTCGCCTACTGCTAAAACTTATGCAATCATGATTGTGGCTCTTGTCCAGAATGATAGAATGGAGGAGTGCTTTAAACTTCTAGGGCATATGATAAACAGTGGTTGCCTTCCTGATGTTACTACATACAAGGAACTGATTGAAGGGATGTGTTTGGCTGGAAAGATTGAGGAAGCGTACAAGTTCTTAGAAGAGATGGGAAATAAAG ATTCTGATGGGGCGTTTGAGACTTGGCATGAGATGGATAAGAGAGGCTGTGCACAAGATATGGATACTTATAGCTTGATGATTGATGGGCTTTTCCGTTGTAACAAGGTTGAAGATGCATGTTCCCTTTTGGAAGACGTGGTAAACAAGGGAATGAAATTGCCATATCGGATGTTCGATTCATTTTTGATGCAACTTTCTGTGATTGGTGATCTCCGTGCCATCCACCGGCTCTCGGAGCACATGAGAAAGTTCTACAATTCTGCCATGGGAAGACGAATTGCACTCAACCAGAAGCGAAAGAGCATGAGTTTGAGAGGGAAGTATTGA
- the LOC108993237 gene encoding pentatricopeptide repeat-containing protein At1g73400, mitochondrial isoform X1: MRRFCKHLSAIGFRNPSNSFSIRSFSVNPSVEPACHLADFIVSTSFLQTPCSESVKLSFPLNPLVGFVVFARRFCSEAVPIVPSLESEKEDKCLESDVDRLYNAVIDNSSAYKNMEKALDQVGVELTNELVVEVLRRLRFEEKIAFRFFTWAGHRENYAHESRAYNDMIDILSNTKYKVKQFRIVCDLLDYMKRRDKNTVPVEVLLKILRDYTEKHLTYLHKFAKKKRIRVKTQPEINAFNLLLDALCKCSLVEDAEAMFKKVKNKVKPDANTYNILFFGWCRVRNPTRGMRVLEEMIELGHTPDNFTYNTAIDTFCKAGMVTEAAELFDFMRTKGSTLSSPTAKTYAIMIVALVQNDRMEECFKLLGHMINSGCLPDVTTYKELIEGMCLAGKIEEAYKFLEEMGNKGYPPDIVTYNCFLKVLCDNKKSDEALRLYGRMLDMDCVPSVQTYNMLISMFFEMADSDGAFETWHEMDKRGCAQDMDTYSLMIDGLFRCNKVEDACSLLEDVVNKGMKLPYRMFDSFLMQLSVIGDLRAIHRLSEHMRKFYNSAMGRRIALNQKRKSMSLRGKY; encoded by the coding sequence ATGAGGAGGTTCTGTAAACATTTATCTGCGATCGGATTCAGAAACCCTTCAAACTCTTTCTCAATCCGCAGCTTTAGTGTTAATCCCTCAGTTGAACCGGCATGCCATTTAGCTGATTTTATTGTCTCTACGTCATTTCTACAAACACCTTGTTCGGAGTCTGTCAAACTGTCGTTTCCCTTGAATCCTCTTGTGGGGTTCGTGGTGTTCGCGCGGCGGTTTTGTTCAGAGGCTGTCCCTATTGTTCCAAGTTTGGAAAGTGAGAAAGAGGATAAATGTTTGGAAAGTGATGTCGATAGGTTGTACAATGCTGTCATCGATAACTCTAGTGCGTATAAGAATATGGAGAAGGCTCTTGACCAAGTTGGTGTAGAGTTGACGAATGAATTAGTGGTTGAGGTTCTTCGTAGGCTTCGGTTCGAAGAGAAAATAGCGTTTAGATTTTTTACGTGGGCGGGGCATCGAGAAAACTATGCCCACGAGTCTCGGGCGTATAATGATATGATTGACATCCTGtctaatacaaaatacaagGTGAAGCAGTTTCGAATTGTTTGCGATTTACTGGATTACATGAAGAGGCGCGACAAGAACACGGTTCCCGTTGAAGTtctgttgaaaattttgagagattACACTGAAAAACATCTGACCTATTTGCATAAATTTGCCAAGAAGAAGAGGATAAGGGTGAAGACGCAACCGGAGATCAATGCTTTTAACTTGCTGTTGGATGCTTTGTGCAAGTGCAGTTTGGTTGAGGATGCTGAAGCCATGTTTAAGAAGGTGAAGAACAAGGTTAAGCCTGATGCTAACACTTATAACATATTGTTTTTTGGGTGGTGTAGAGTTAGAAACCCAACTAGAGGAATGAGAGTACTGGAAGAAATGATTGAATTGGGTCATACTCCTGATAATTTTACGTACAATACTGCCATTGATACCTTTTGCAAAGCAGGGATGGTGACAGAAGCAGCTGAACTCTTTGATTTCATGAGAACGAAAGGTTCCACGCTGTCTTCGCCTACTGCTAAAACTTATGCAATCATGATTGTGGCTCTTGTCCAGAATGATAGAATGGAGGAGTGCTTTAAACTTCTAGGGCATATGATAAACAGTGGTTGCCTTCCTGATGTTACTACATACAAGGAACTGATTGAAGGGATGTGTTTGGCTGGAAAGATTGAGGAAGCGTACAAGTTCTTAGAAGAGATGGGAAATAAAGGTTACCCTCCGGATATCGTTACTTACAACTGTTTTCTTAAAGTCCTTTGTGACAATAAAAAGAGTGATGAAGCACTCAGGCTTTATGGAAGAATGCTTGATATGGATTGTGTGCCTAGTGTGCAGACCTATAATATGCTGATTTCAATGTTTTTTGAGATGGCAGATTCTGATGGGGCGTTTGAGACTTGGCATGAGATGGATAAGAGAGGCTGTGCACAAGATATGGATACTTATAGCTTGATGATTGATGGGCTTTTCCGTTGTAACAAGGTTGAAGATGCATGTTCCCTTTTGGAAGACGTGGTAAACAAGGGAATGAAATTGCCATATCGGATGTTCGATTCATTTTTGATGCAACTTTCTGTGATTGGTGATCTCCGTGCCATCCACCGGCTCTCGGAGCACATGAGAAAGTTCTACAATTCTGCCATGGGAAGACGAATTGCACTCAACCAGAAGCGAAAGAGCATGAGTTTGAGAGGGAAGTATTGA